Proteins from a genomic interval of Paenibacillus lentus:
- a CDS encoding toxin-antitoxin system HicB family antitoxin has protein sequence MCNFWYIIFTNVCLCLGLILIHFLKIFLGQRNNAYGDNEYSGKFNLRVPKSLHRHLSERAAAENASLNQYCLYKLSR, from the coding sequence GTGTGTAATTTCTGGTATATTATATTCACGAACGTATGTTTGTGCCTTGGTTTGATTTTGATTCATTTTTTAAAGATTTTCCTTGGGCAAAGGAATAATGCTTACGGAGATAATGAATATAGCGGAAAATTTAACCTTCGCGTTCCAAAGAGCTTGCATCGTCATTTATCCGAACGAGCAGCTGCAGAAAATGCATCTTTAAATCAATATTGCTTGTACAAATTAAGTCGCTGA
- a CDS encoding DUF6809 family protein — MKSFLEDLYYGKLYPNEQIVSDDPKYRALNRQISEMMRMWRQKLSEEDFRQLEAMLDLQGESNSIHNMETFVQGFKLGASMMIEVLDEKE; from the coding sequence GTGAAAAGCTTCTTGGAAGATCTCTATTACGGAAAGCTGTATCCTAACGAGCAGATCGTTTCCGATGATCCTAAATATCGTGCGTTAAATCGCCAAATTTCGGAGATGATGCGGATGTGGAGGCAGAAGCTGTCGGAAGAGGATTTCAGGCAGCTCGAAGCGATGCTGGATTTACAAGGGGAGTCGAATTCGATACATAATATGGAGACATTCGTTCAGGGCTTTAAGCTTGGTGCTTCCATGATGATCGAGGTATTGGACGAAAAAGAGTAG
- a CDS encoding stalk domain-containing protein, with protein MKRGKFGRCRAALAGILLSLIMLVPPTAQATPPEQMPSQKGKWLSDVVAISAGDYAVYAIKKDGTAWAWGGMRDRGILGNGSFIPVKTPVRMHIDEVKDIAGGSMHTLILRKDGTVWATGDNSDGQLGIGATSDQPVLEPVQVTDLVNIVAISASGNQSLALGADGTVWQWGRRNSVHTPSSVPAKLEGIPAIQAIAASHLTVSALDKDGQVWITGSAVTNMNPDPQWEPTTVQGDAMGKAIAIATGSQKAAALLDDGTVVIWKNSKVYPTAGDLLTPTKVKPADQLTRLEGGSLMMFSSIKQDGTVWVWDTFLDETEYTAVQVEGITNAIDLANTSMREQYALLSNGTVMKWNYYGGSSKPSKPQLVEDSIRVEINGDKLDFTYPPTLVNNVSYVPLRGVFEHLGAKVTWMNQMNTVHVSKGSMKVVINLHTLDTTINGKKVADNLKPFNENYTTMVPLRFIAEALGAKVNWSNEQHRVRIELPNP; from the coding sequence ATGAAGCGTGGGAAATTTGGACGTTGCCGGGCGGCACTCGCGGGGATACTGCTGTCGCTAATCATGCTTGTGCCTCCTACTGCTCAAGCAACCCCACCGGAGCAGATGCCGAGTCAGAAAGGGAAATGGTTATCTGATGTCGTGGCGATCTCAGCAGGGGACTATGCTGTATATGCGATTAAGAAGGATGGAACCGCTTGGGCATGGGGAGGAATGAGAGACCGGGGAATATTGGGTAACGGTTCATTCATCCCGGTCAAGACCCCGGTGCGGATGCATATTGACGAGGTGAAGGATATCGCAGGCGGGAGCATGCATACGTTAATTTTGCGAAAAGATGGCACGGTGTGGGCTACCGGAGATAATAGTGATGGCCAGCTTGGCATCGGTGCGACCTCGGATCAACCTGTTCTTGAACCGGTTCAAGTTACAGATTTGGTCAATATTGTCGCTATTTCAGCGAGTGGTAATCAGAGCTTGGCGCTTGGTGCGGATGGAACGGTCTGGCAATGGGGAAGAAGGAACAGTGTACACACACCTTCATCTGTACCTGCCAAACTGGAGGGGATCCCTGCCATCCAGGCCATTGCGGCAAGTCATTTGACAGTCAGTGCCCTAGACAAGGATGGCCAGGTTTGGATTACCGGATCGGCCGTGACGAACATGAATCCCGATCCCCAATGGGAACCGACTACAGTACAAGGTGATGCGATGGGGAAGGCAATAGCTATTGCGACAGGAAGCCAGAAGGCTGCAGCACTACTGGATGATGGGACGGTTGTCATATGGAAAAACTCTAAAGTATACCCTACAGCGGGTGATTTATTAACTCCCACCAAAGTGAAGCCTGCTGACCAACTCACGCGGTTGGAAGGGGGCAGCTTAATGATGTTTAGCAGCATTAAGCAGGATGGCACAGTATGGGTGTGGGACACCTTTTTGGATGAGACCGAGTATACGGCTGTTCAGGTTGAAGGCATTACAAATGCTATTGATCTGGCAAATACGAGCATGCGGGAGCAGTATGCGCTGCTAAGCAACGGTACGGTGATGAAATGGAATTATTACGGCGGTTCAAGCAAGCCATCTAAACCACAGTTGGTCGAGGATTCCATTCGCGTTGAGATCAACGGAGACAAGCTAGATTTTACTTATCCGCCGACACTTGTGAACAATGTGAGCTATGTACCGCTGCGCGGTGTTTTTGAGCATTTGGGGGCTAAGGTAACCTGGATGAACCAAATGAACACCGTCCACGTCAGTAAAGGAAGCATGAAAGTTGTTATAAATCTCCATACGCTGGACACGACAATCAACGGGAAAAAGGTCGCAGACAACCTTAAGCCGTTCAATGAAAACTATACGACCATGGTGCCGCTGCGTTTCATTGCGGAGGCGCTGGGAGCCAAAGTGAACTGGTCCAACGAGCAGCATAGAGTACGAATCGAGCTGCCAAATCCATAA
- a CDS encoding glycoside hydrolase family 5 protein gives MKNLRKKSLSICMAMAMMFSLVTLLGGQDIRAASGFYVSGTILCDSTGNPFKIRGINHAHSWFKNDSATAMEAIAATGANTVRIVLSNGQQYAKDDANTVSNLLSLANQHKLIAILEVHDATGSDSVSALDHAVDYWIEMKNVLVGKEDRVLINIANEWYGTWDSNGWADGYKSAIPKLRNAGINHTLIVDAAGWGQYPQSIVDKGNEVFNSDPLRNTIFSIHMYEYAGGNADMVRANIDQVLNKGLAVIIGEFGHYHTGGDVDETAIMSYTQQKGVGWLAWSWKGNGAEWLYLDLSYDWAGNHLTEWGETIVNGANGLKATSTRAPIFGN, from the coding sequence ATGAAGAATTTGAGGAAAAAATCACTCTCCATATGCATGGCAATGGCTATGATGTTTTCTTTGGTAACCTTGCTGGGAGGACAAGACATTCGGGCTGCTTCAGGTTTTTATGTAAGCGGTACCATCCTGTGTGATTCGACAGGTAATCCGTTTAAAATTCGTGGGATCAATCATGCTCACTCCTGGTTTAAAAATGACTCAGCAACCGCAATGGAGGCCATTGCGGCAACAGGTGCCAATACGGTGCGAATTGTTCTGTCTAATGGACAGCAGTATGCGAAGGACGATGCTAACACGGTGAGTAATTTGTTATCACTAGCAAATCAACATAAGCTAATCGCTATTCTTGAAGTTCATGACGCTACAGGCAGTGATTCAGTCTCTGCGCTAGATCATGCCGTGGATTATTGGATTGAAATGAAGAATGTGCTTGTAGGAAAAGAGGATCGCGTATTGATTAATATTGCCAATGAGTGGTACGGAACGTGGGATAGCAACGGGTGGGCTGATGGTTACAAAAGCGCAATTCCGAAATTGAGAAATGCTGGAATCAACCATACGTTAATCGTGGATGCGGCGGGCTGGGGACAATATCCGCAGTCGATCGTTGATAAAGGGAATGAAGTGTTTAACAGTGATCCGCTGCGGAATACGATATTTTCCATTCATATGTATGAATATGCAGGCGGAAATGCCGATATGGTGAGAGCGAATATTGATCAGGTCTTAAATAAGGGGTTGGCCGTTATCATTGGGGAATTTGGCCATTATCATACGGGTGGCGATGTGGATGAGACGGCTATAATGAGTTATACGCAGCAGAAGGGGGTTGGATGGCTCGCTTGGTCATGGAAAGGAAATGGTGCAGAATGGTTGTATCTGGACTTATCTTATGACTGGGCGGGCAACCATCTGACCGAATGGGGCGAGACGATCGTCAACGGTGCAAACGGGCTGAAAGCAACGAGTACGCGAGCCCCTATTTTTGGGAATTAG
- a CDS encoding hybrid sensor histidine kinase/response regulator, which yields MMIRRKILLVSLLFLSVLTGFRFIWLHFFTTPSHPTAVQGKLDLRDWKQLTNHTVRLDGEWEFYPNTFFMQNSEISTALEDPIDYIPVPDSWKFPKKQSTNPYYGFGSYRLRILVDPNQGKSYAFHITSITASSKMYVNGQLIGQTGQPAKHKEAYEPLDTPYTAYYTLEENADVLNVVIQVANFDNVRKGGMVRSIKFGLESVLNREMNFANDMVRLACVAYMIHALYGIVLFFIGNRDKRLLYFSGMITCIVLGTLLDGERLLLVWLPFNYQWSIKILFISMISGGYFLIQTLRYHLPYWLKTTGSLLYVIICFASILSVLLLPASYISMLQPFYILIMFIPCLLAPVVMFSSTTESSRENIFLLLAAIAAISSLIWLFILYALRIEMMSYPFDLIIATICFAAFWFKRYFQVLDDSQKLTRKLQRADKHKDDFLTTVAHELRNPLHGILNILQSVSEREKETLGHKSTKDLELLMMVGQRMSFMLNDLLDLGRLKENRIKLQPTPVSIHSLTATVINMLQFMTEGKPIRFSNRIPNNFPYVMADENRLIQILVNLLHNSIKYSYAGEVSIHASVEKEWAKVSVVDSGIGMEPEVLERIFEPYEQAVQGISALGGGFGLGLNICKQLVELHGGTMTARSKSNEGSVFTFTLKLADTSKLTFEPVTSPYSYVFPTSPSEADLETSAMRERANDRIRLLAVDDDSVNLKVLESIFASESYEVITATSGQEALLKLGGCDFDLVISDVMMPNMSGYELTSRIRERYSLSELPVLLLTAYNRDEDIEAGFRVGANDYVTKPMKATELKSRVLSLTKLKRSVNERLRIEAAWLQAQIKPHFILNTFTAIAELSRVDMERMDALVEELDNFIRLSIDFQNSDQAASLEHELSLVQSYLYIQKERFGDRLQVIWEVDNSIQIEIPPLTIQPLVENAVIHGVLDRLAGGEVRICIKQSEHEVEVRISDNGKGMEDERLQHILERQVDNRTGIGLHNTDRRLKQLYGSGFKIDSKPGEGTTVSFSIKK from the coding sequence ATGATGATTAGAAGGAAAATACTACTTGTATCTCTATTGTTTTTATCCGTTCTTACAGGATTTCGCTTCATTTGGCTGCATTTCTTCACCACACCATCTCATCCAACCGCTGTTCAGGGAAAACTGGATTTAAGAGACTGGAAACAGCTCACGAATCACACGGTTAGACTGGATGGGGAGTGGGAATTTTATCCGAACACCTTTTTTATGCAAAATAGTGAGATCAGCACGGCTTTAGAGGATCCAATCGATTACATACCGGTTCCGGACAGCTGGAAATTTCCCAAAAAGCAAAGTACAAATCCCTATTATGGCTTCGGATCATACCGCTTACGAATTCTGGTCGATCCAAACCAAGGCAAATCCTACGCTTTCCATATTACGAGCATCACGGCCTCCTCTAAGATGTACGTCAACGGCCAATTGATCGGGCAAACCGGACAACCAGCGAAGCATAAAGAGGCTTACGAGCCGCTTGATACCCCCTATACTGCTTATTACACATTGGAGGAGAACGCAGATGTTCTCAATGTCGTTATTCAAGTGGCGAACTTTGATAACGTACGTAAGGGGGGTATGGTTCGATCCATAAAGTTTGGATTGGAAAGTGTACTAAACCGAGAAATGAACTTTGCCAATGATATGGTTCGCTTAGCTTGCGTAGCCTACATGATCCATGCGTTGTATGGAATTGTGCTATTTTTTATCGGTAATCGTGATAAGCGCTTGCTCTACTTCTCCGGCATGATCACTTGCATTGTCCTCGGAACGTTGCTGGACGGCGAGAGATTGTTACTTGTATGGCTTCCTTTCAATTATCAGTGGAGCATTAAAATCCTCTTTATCAGCATGATTAGCGGTGGTTATTTCCTGATACAGACGCTTCGTTATCATCTACCTTATTGGTTGAAAACTACAGGCTCACTCCTGTACGTCATCATCTGCTTTGCGAGTATATTATCGGTGCTGCTGCTGCCAGCTTCCTACATTTCTATGCTCCAGCCCTTCTACATTCTGATCATGTTTATTCCCTGCCTGTTAGCTCCAGTCGTCATGTTCAGTTCAACCACTGAGAGCAGCAGAGAGAATATCTTCTTACTACTTGCCGCCATCGCGGCGATAAGCAGCTTGATCTGGCTCTTCATCCTTTATGCGCTCCGGATAGAAATGATGTCTTACCCGTTCGATCTGATCATCGCGACCATCTGTTTTGCAGCGTTCTGGTTCAAACGATACTTCCAGGTTCTTGATGATTCCCAAAAGCTCACCAGGAAATTGCAAAGAGCGGACAAGCATAAGGATGATTTTCTGACCACAGTCGCCCACGAACTGCGAAATCCGCTTCATGGCATTTTGAACATTTTGCAATCCGTATCCGAGAGGGAGAAAGAGACTTTGGGCCACAAAAGCACTAAAGATCTTGAATTACTTATGATGGTCGGACAGCGTATGTCGTTTATGCTGAACGATCTGCTTGATTTGGGACGGCTTAAAGAAAACCGCATCAAATTGCAGCCGACCCCTGTCTCCATACATAGCCTGACCGCGACCGTTATCAACATGCTGCAATTTATGACCGAGGGCAAACCGATCCGGTTCAGCAACCGGATTCCTAACAACTTTCCCTACGTTATGGCCGATGAGAACCGCTTGATTCAAATTCTCGTCAATCTTCTACATAATTCCATCAAGTATTCATATGCTGGAGAAGTGTCGATTCACGCTTCCGTCGAGAAGGAATGGGCGAAGGTTTCTGTGGTCGACTCTGGAATTGGCATGGAACCAGAAGTATTGGAGAGAATTTTTGAGCCCTATGAACAAGCGGTTCAAGGCATTAGCGCGCTAGGCGGCGGCTTCGGCCTTGGGCTTAATATTTGCAAGCAACTCGTCGAGTTACACGGCGGAACGATGACAGCCCGTTCAAAGTCAAACGAAGGCTCCGTGTTTACCTTTACATTAAAATTAGCCGATACCTCCAAGCTGACTTTTGAACCGGTTACTTCGCCTTATTCATACGTGTTCCCAACCTCTCCATCAGAAGCTGATTTAGAGACGTCAGCGATGAGGGAGCGAGCCAACGATCGCATTCGGCTGTTGGCAGTAGACGATGATTCCGTCAATTTGAAGGTGCTAGAGAGTATATTTGCTTCTGAATCGTATGAAGTCATTACAGCAACAAGCGGTCAAGAGGCTTTGCTAAAACTCGGTGGTTGCGACTTTGATTTGGTGATCAGCGATGTAATGATGCCCAATATGTCCGGCTATGAACTGACGTCCCGAATTCGGGAACGGTATTCGTTGTCCGAACTCCCAGTGCTGCTGCTGACAGCGTACAACAGAGACGAAGACATCGAGGCTGGCTTCCGGGTGGGCGCCAACGATTATGTTACCAAACCGATGAAGGCGACCGAGCTGAAATCACGTGTCCTATCTTTAACCAAGCTAAAAAGATCCGTCAATGAACGGCTTCGAATCGAAGCGGCCTGGCTCCAGGCCCAAATCAAGCCACACTTCATATTAAATACATTCACGGCGATTGCTGAGCTCAGCAGAGTGGATATGGAGCGCATGGACGCCTTGGTCGAGGAACTAGACAATTTTATCCGACTCAGCATCGATTTCCAAAACTCCGATCAAGCCGCTTCGCTAGAGCATGAACTTAGTCTAGTGCAGTCATACCTCTACATCCAAAAGGAACGGTTCGGCGACCGATTACAAGTCATCTGGGAAGTCGATAATTCGATTCAAATCGAAATTCCTCCACTCACAATCCAACCACTCGTAGAAAATGCAGTCATCCATGGCGTATTGGATCGTTTGGCCGGAGGAGAAGTACGGATTTGCATCAAGCAGAGCGAGCATGAAGTCGAAGTGCGAATTTCAGATAACGGGAAAGGCATGGAGGATGAGAGGCTTCAGCACATTCTTGAACGTCAGGTCGATAATCGAACGGGAATTGGCCTGCACAATACGGACAGACGGCTGAAACAGCTATACGGTAGCGGCTTTAAAATCGATAGCAAGCCTGGCGAGGGAACTACGGTATCTTTTTCAATTAAAAAATAA
- a CDS encoding accessory gene regulator ArgB-like protein — translation MINLMADKIAVEIKRTAPDHPASVAVLRYSIALLLNAVLIISITLLLSVFTGRTQEIMILLVSFAILRQVSGGIHLNSGMKCVISTAALFTLLSLIELSSSYVMIINGIAALLCLIFAPSRIEKQTRISVKYYPLLKLASVLIVCSNFLIMSPVLSLSFFAQSMLLIKLRR, via the coding sequence ATGATCAATTTGATGGCTGATAAGATTGCGGTCGAAATTAAACGAACGGCTCCAGATCACCCTGCCTCAGTCGCCGTTCTTCGCTATTCCATCGCTCTGCTGTTAAACGCCGTACTAATCATATCCATCACATTGCTGCTGTCGGTCTTTACTGGCAGAACGCAAGAAATTATGATCCTTCTTGTGTCATTCGCTATTCTCCGCCAGGTTTCGGGCGGAATTCACCTGAATTCCGGCATGAAATGTGTTATTTCCACTGCTGCGCTGTTTACATTGCTTTCCCTCATCGAACTAAGTTCTTCCTATGTGATGATCATCAATGGGATAGCTGCTCTACTTTGCCTCATTTTTGCCCCATCTAGAATCGAGAAGCAAACGCGCATTTCTGTGAAGTATTATCCTTTGTTAAAATTGGCTTCCGTGCTGATCGTGTGCTCTAATTTTCTAATTATGTCACCGGTTCTTAGCCTTTCCTTTTTTGCTCAGTCCATGCTGTTAATCAAACTAAGGAGGTGA
- a CDS encoding cyclic lactone autoinducer peptide: MMKKVAYASASMLSLFAAFVVSTASFLYIYQGETPEELLK; encoded by the coding sequence ATGATGAAGAAAGTAGCCTATGCTAGTGCTTCCATGTTATCTCTCTTCGCTGCGTTCGTTGTATCTACTGCTAGCTTCCTGTATATTTATCAAGGCGAAACACCGGAGGAATTGCTCAAATAA
- a CDS encoding phosphotransferase — protein sequence MLNSILNHYPQEYIGDAQQGASGWNNTTYFIQGSRRRCVLRIYETHQDIDKIRFEHAVLQELNQFAVSFRVPMPIRTITDETIVKLEDGSGRYACMFEYIVGLRPEGDSVRAAFSFGEAAGELLMALSAVEPGLPPAYRPYYELSESYPACSPDVVLEFCTHPPEPFKDLQESLSKLARAYLDLLQKLDGLEKLPQQLIHGDLNYSNLLVDTHDPGRVTALLDFEFCTKDVLAMEPAVIISGLLGQGDHEDRETVKLFCEGFGGRVRLMPEEIEAIPLFMRLRQIDVFLHFLSRFFNGTDDPLVLRKQVKSTAAELRQLEQNDAWFTKILMQYISL from the coding sequence ATGCTTAATTCAATTCTCAATCATTATCCGCAGGAATATATCGGGGACGCACAGCAGGGGGCGAGCGGCTGGAACAATACGACATACTTTATTCAGGGAAGCCGTCGCCGCTGTGTTCTCCGCATTTATGAAACTCACCAGGATATAGATAAAATTCGATTCGAGCATGCAGTGCTTCAGGAATTGAATCAATTTGCTGTGAGCTTTCGTGTACCTATGCCGATCAGAACGATTACCGATGAGACGATCGTGAAATTGGAGGATGGCAGTGGACGATATGCTTGCATGTTTGAGTACATTGTCGGACTGCGGCCAGAAGGGGATAGTGTCAGAGCAGCTTTCTCTTTCGGAGAAGCCGCGGGCGAATTATTAATGGCTCTGTCGGCAGTTGAGCCCGGCTTGCCACCGGCATACCGACCGTATTACGAGTTGTCCGAGTCTTATCCGGCATGCAGCCCGGATGTCGTATTGGAATTTTGCACTCATCCACCTGAACCATTTAAGGATCTGCAAGAATCACTGAGCAAATTGGCACGAGCCTATCTGGATTTGCTCCAAAAGCTAGATGGATTGGAGAAGCTGCCGCAGCAGCTCATCCATGGAGATCTGAACTATTCTAACCTGTTGGTTGATACGCATGATCCGGGTCGGGTGACGGCACTGCTTGATTTTGAATTTTGCACGAAGGATGTACTGGCGATGGAGCCTGCCGTAATTATTTCCGGGCTGCTGGGTCAAGGCGATCATGAGGATCGGGAAACGGTAAAATTGTTCTGCGAAGGCTTTGGAGGAAGGGTTCGCCTAATGCCGGAAGAGATTGAAGCGATTCCGCTGTTCATGCGCTTGCGTCAAATTGATGTGTTTCTCCATTTTTTGAGCCGCTTCTTTAACGGAACGGATGACCCGCTAGTACTGCGTAAGCAAGTGAAGTCGACTGCCGCTGAGTTGAGACAACTGGAACAGAACGATGCTTGGTTTACGAAAATCTTGATGCAATATATCAGTCTCTAA
- the sigI gene encoding RNA polymerase sigma-I factor, with translation MDRPIDQVLREVQQKGNVAERNMLIERYRPFILRTVSHVCKRQIDWNHDESSVGLIAFNEAINRYDETMGKSFDNFAFMLIRNRLVDEFRRQGKIMRAESVVFDDIRDEFEQTVMEVASSMEAYEREQTSSELAQELLLYDETLQEYGVSLEELEECCPKHRDTRKKFIHIAKHFHAHRDWIEILHRTKRLPMKEMLDFFKISRKTLERNRKYLIALVLIYANDEFGRIRSMVSFADVGE, from the coding sequence ATGGACAGGCCGATAGATCAGGTTCTGAGGGAAGTTCAACAAAAAGGGAATGTGGCCGAAAGGAATATGCTGATCGAACGCTACCGTCCCTTCATCCTGCGGACAGTTTCTCATGTGTGCAAGCGACAAATCGATTGGAATCATGACGAGTCCAGCGTAGGGTTGATTGCTTTTAATGAAGCCATTAATCGTTATGACGAAACGATGGGCAAGTCATTTGATAACTTCGCTTTTATGTTGATTCGCAATCGGTTGGTCGATGAGTTTCGTAGACAAGGGAAAATAATGAGAGCCGAAAGTGTTGTGTTTGATGATATTCGTGACGAATTTGAGCAGACAGTGATGGAAGTGGCCAGCTCCATGGAAGCTTATGAACGAGAACAAACATCCTCCGAATTGGCCCAGGAGCTCCTGCTCTATGATGAAACATTACAAGAATACGGTGTATCCCTAGAGGAATTAGAGGAATGTTGTCCCAAGCATCGGGACACTCGCAAGAAATTCATTCATATTGCTAAGCATTTTCATGCGCATCGCGACTGGATCGAGATTTTACATAGAACGAAACGTCTTCCGATGAAGGAGATGCTGGATTTTTTCAAGATAAGCCGTAAAACATTAGAGAGAAACCGCAAATATTTGATTGCGCTCGTTCTGATTTATGCTAACGATGAATTTGGGCGGATTCGTAGTATGGTGTCGTTTGCGGATGTGGGAGAGTGA
- a CDS encoding anti-sigma-I factor RsgI family protein — translation MMMQGIVMKITDRCIVVLCEDGTFRNLPHPPVMPSLGDNLSIPQSGESNQRHSLKRYLKKHWIYAASLVLLLGVIFIYNNMLGSKQTTTLVAIDINPGIELIVNQQGLIDEVNVLNEEAKQLLSGKELVNQDFYEAVRWLFAQAEKYGYLNAEAENKWIWLSIVDLGTGAYSIDPEQIITQDMGYHVEVFTADEQQLEQAKTAELTLNKYFVLELAAEKGIKLNHEQLRSQSILNSLHQAGVDPEALFAKPLQSGKDDSSNELWNSEPTDGLHVKQSTAIGQEEQGEAEQRARGAAGSQPAEPIEEQRTRGDHEAPSQEEQVRAGSLDDNSSARNSSGAELSVQKPLDSSIAKVQERAAADKAEKTPKTNFKTDIQKLKLKVKLADDGEIKVEYENKDGQLEAKVERKNKQSEEKQQGQQAVAFVKNVIKHLKLQEKKDRKIVVSRVISSLNIKQNEWREIEIEVEFTNGSELEFESVNPLKAQKNEKEKEKVVEKAKEREAKQNKKQAKKEAKKHNKDNNDDGDDDD, via the coding sequence ATGATGATGCAAGGCATAGTAATGAAAATAACAGATCGTTGTATCGTTGTCCTCTGCGAGGATGGGACATTCCGGAATTTACCGCATCCGCCGGTCATGCCGAGCTTAGGTGACAACCTTTCCATCCCTCAATCGGGCGAATCGAATCAGAGGCATAGTTTGAAGCGATATTTGAAGAAGCATTGGATCTATGCCGCTTCTTTAGTGCTGCTTTTGGGCGTTATTTTCATATACAATAATATGTTGGGATCGAAGCAGACGACGACCTTGGTGGCGATAGATATCAACCCGGGTATAGAGCTGATCGTGAATCAACAAGGCTTGATCGATGAGGTCAACGTGCTTAATGAGGAAGCCAAGCAGCTCTTATCTGGAAAGGAACTAGTGAACCAGGATTTCTACGAAGCGGTTCGATGGCTTTTTGCCCAAGCGGAAAAGTACGGATATTTGAATGCAGAAGCTGAGAATAAATGGATTTGGTTATCGATTGTAGATCTAGGCACTGGAGCTTATTCTATCGATCCGGAGCAAATTATTACTCAAGACATGGGTTATCATGTTGAGGTCTTTACGGCGGATGAGCAGCAGTTGGAGCAAGCAAAGACAGCCGAGCTGACACTGAATAAATATTTCGTGCTAGAGCTGGCGGCAGAGAAGGGAATTAAATTGAATCATGAGCAGCTGCGGAGCCAATCAATTTTGAACTCGCTGCATCAGGCGGGGGTTGATCCAGAGGCCCTATTCGCTAAGCCGCTTCAATCTGGGAAGGATGACTCTTCGAACGAGCTTTGGAATTCTGAGCCGACAGATGGCCTTCATGTGAAGCAGTCTACCGCAATCGGTCAGGAAGAACAAGGGGAAGCTGAGCAGAGGGCTAGGGGAGCCGCTGGTTCTCAGCCTGCTGAGCCTATAGAAGAACAAAGGACTCGTGGGGATCATGAAGCTCCTAGTCAAGAAGAGCAGGTGAGAGCAGGCAGTTTAGATGATAATAGCAGCGCTCGTAATTCAAGCGGAGCGGAATTGTCTGTGCAGAAGCCGCTTGATTCATCCATTGCCAAGGTTCAGGAACGGGCAGCAGCTGATAAAGCGGAGAAGACGCCAAAGACGAATTTTAAGACCGACATTCAAAAGCTGAAGCTGAAGGTCAAGCTGGCGGATGACGGGGAGATCAAGGTCGAATATGAGAACAAAGATGGCCAGCTCGAGGCGAAGGTGGAGAGAAAAAACAAGCAAAGCGAAGAGAAGCAGCAGGGCCAACAGGCTGTCGCCTTTGTCAAGAATGTGATTAAGCATTTGAAACTTCAGGAGAAGAAAGATAGAAAAATTGTAGTGAGCAGAGTTATTTCATCGTTAAATATCAAACAAAATGAGTGGCGTGAAATCGAGATCGAGGTTGAATTTACGAATGGCAGCGAGCTTGAGTTTGAGTCTGTAAATCCATTGAAAGCACAAAAAAACGAAAAAGAGAAAGAAAAGGTAGTTGAGAAAGCGAAAGAGAGAGAAGCCAAACAAAATAAGAAGCAGGCGAAGAAAGAAGCAAAGAAACACAATAAAGACAATAATGATGATGGAGATGATGATGACTAG